DNA sequence from the Methylacidiphilum kamchatkense Kam1 genome:
AATCACCGTGCTAAGAATAAAAACAGTCAAAGAACCATCCATTACTAAACTCTCTTTCTTATAGAATTGATCGGTTTTTTAACTTTTGACTTAGATCTATCCCTAAATCCCCTACTGTATTCCAAGAAAGACTATCAAACAGGTCGATTTCTTTGGACATGGCATCAAAAACATCACTAATTTTTTCAAAGACCCTCTCCTTCAAACCAACCAAAAGGAGCAGATCTCGTAAAATTCTCCAATCCTCTCTGGCTCTTCCTGGACAGAGAATAGCTTTATGCAGTTTCTGTAACCTACCGGCAATATTGATCATCGTTCCACTTTTTTCAGCAAAACTCGCTCCTGCCAACAAAACATTTGCTTTGTGCACTGCTGGCCCCGGAATCAGCCCTTGCCAAACATAAAAAGAAAGGTAAGAAAGAATATCCTCCTGAATGCCAACTTCTTCAGGATTTTCATGAATGGCAAAAAGACAATTGATTTCTTTAGCTCGAATCTTATTTTTTAATTCTTCAATCCTCGTTCCTTCCTTTCCAATGCCAATACTTATAGCTCCTTTGGTATTAGGATTGAGATCGGCACTTCTAAGGAGTCCATCCGCAACTCCTTTTCTTGGAACAATTTCTGAAAATATTTCTGTCCCTTTTCCTAAAGTCTCCATGAGCTTTTTTACTAGATAAAGCTCTTCACAAGTAAGCCTTGCAGAAACCAGAAAAGCGATTTCTGAAGGAGGAAATTCCATGAGCCTTTGAGCAACAGTTCGTAAGGCTTCTGACCATTCAAGAGGAAACAGCGATCCATTCAGATGGGAAGCAGGCTCAGTCACCCTTCTTTTGCTATGAATATAATGGAAGCCAAGTCTCCCTTGGTCACACATCCAATGAGAATTTACTTCCTCGTTGACCCGTGGGGTTAATCGATAGACTACGTTTTCTCTACTGCCTATGATAATATTGCATCCAGTAGCACAATCCGTACAGATACTTTTAGCTTCCCTCAGAAACCAAACTCTCATTTTGAAACGAAAATCCTTGCTCGTCAAAGCACCTACTGGACATATATCCACCGTATTCAGCGAATAATTACTATCAAAGACCTTCCCTGGATAAACTGTTAATGTAGAATAGCTGCCACGATTCACAAAACCTATCACATCTTGCTTGGCAATCTCTCTGGCAAAACGAATACATCTAGAACACAAAATGCATCTTTCATCATCAAGAATAATCCTCGGCCCAAAATCAACACGCTTGGGTTTCTTTACTTTTTCTTCTACAAACCGACTCCTTCCTTTACCAAAATCATATGCATATTCCTGCAACCGACATTCTCCTGCTTGATCGCATATGGGACAATCCAAGGGATGATTAATAAGAAGAAATTCCATCACTCCCTCTTGGCAATCTTTAACGAGTTTCGAGCTTGTCCTAATAGCCATTCCTTCGGTGGCTTGAGTGGCGCAGGCAATCTGCGGCCTAGGTAGCCAATTAATTACAGGCATTCCTTCAGCATCCATAATAGGCTTACGATTTGCATCTAGCTTCGGCATGCCCATTTCGAAAAGGCACATCCGACAGTTGCCCGCAATGGAAAG
Encoded proteins:
- a CDS encoding molybdopterin-dependent oxidoreductase → MSALIKNPFNHDLPPLETPLVNVQLDGQWVKVPKGLNVIEVAKRFGKFIPHYCYHPKLSIAGNCRMCLFEMGMPKLDANRKPIMDAEGMPVINWLPRPQIACATQATEGMAIRTSSKLVKDCQEGVMEFLLINHPLDCPICDQAGECRLQEYAYDFGKGRSRFVEEKVKKPKRVDFGPRIILDDERCILCSRCIRFAREIAKQDVIGFVNRGSYSTLTVYPGKVFDSNYSLNTVDICPVGALTSKDFRFKMRVWFLREAKSICTDCATGCNIIIGSRENVVYRLTPRVNEEVNSHWMCDQGRLGFHYIHSKRRVTEPASHLNGSLFPLEWSEALRTVAQRLMEFPPSEIAFLVSARLTCEELYLVKKLMETLGKGTEIFSEIVPRKGVADGLLRSADLNPNTKGAISIGIGKEGTRIEELKNKIRAKEINCLFAIHENPEEVGIQEDILSYLSFYVWQGLIPGPAVHKANVLLAGASFAEKSGTMINIAGRLQKLHKAILCPGRAREDWRILRDLLLLVGLKERVFEKISDVFDAMSKEIDLFDSLSWNTVGDLGIDLSQKLKNRSIL